GACCAACCCCAGTCCAAAACCAAAAAGATAAAAGGTAATGCGTTGTTTAAATTTTTCAATCATGTTGTGTTACCTTGGAATGCAATAAATAAATAGGTGATGCGAAATTACAACTAATTTAAACACGGGCTTACGAAGATAATGCACTTGTATTTCTTGACTAAACTTGAATGGCGTTACCTGTATTTGTCATTTAAACCTTTTCCCTGACCAATCAGAATTATTGATTTCTCTGCCCGGGTTTGTCGTGTTTTCTCTTGTTTGGCTTCTGAAATATAATTAATGTATTCGCGTTGTTTGAAGGGAGTCAATGTTTCAAAAGCTGCGTTAAGTTTTTTATTTTTTTTCAACGCATTGGCTAGTTCGTCAGGAATAATACCGGTTGATTTTTTTTCAGGTTTCAACTCTTTGCCTGCTTTAGCATTTTCAATTGCCTCAAGAATATACGCTTTAACAAGTTTTTGATCTATTTCAGCTTTTGAATTGAATCTCCATTGTCTGAGGGCTTTTGTCTTTCCTTCACCGGCGTTCACCAACACTTTTTTTGCATCTTTCAAAAATACGCCTTGATAAAACCAGATACCGAGGTATGATTTGAAACCGCCAACACCCAAAACATTTTTCCCATGGATGGTAAAACATGGCCCTCCCCATTTTGTGGTTTCTACCAAGTCAGTTGAGCGAATAATTGAATAGAGGATTTCAAGTTCCTCAGCCCATTTCTCTGACTGATGAATCATGCTCATTCCTTTACTTCCATTTTTTTCTGATATTTTTTTTGCCATAGGTAGTGTATGCATAATCAAAAAAACTGTGATTACAATTTATCCATGAGTAACTCATAAAGTGCCAGCATGGATGCAATATCATTTTTGTGTACTCTTTCATCAGGACTGTGAACATTATTTTCAGGTGCTCCAATGAAACACCAATCTATAGGCATTTCGCTGGCTTGCAAAATGGTGCCATCACTGCCGCCTGCACTTTCTACTTCTATCTGAAAACTAATGCGTGATTTTTTGGCTACATCAATAATGCGGTTCACGTAACTTCTGCGCGGAATGCCGTGATCACGCATTGAAATAGCAACCCCTTTGCCGTGTGAAACACCTTCAGTCACCCACGTAATATCACAAATTAAAGCTTGTTTTGCTTTATATTTTTCATACAAAAATCGGGCAAGATAATTGGCTGAGCCTCCATGATGTTCTTCATACGTTGAAAAAACAATGGCACCGTTTTTTAGTGTGCGTGCAAGTTGTAATGCAATCCAAACACCTAATCGGTTGTCAAGATAGGGTGATTGAATGAAGTTTTTGGTTTCTCTGAAATTTGGTTTGAATGTGAGATTTGTACCTCGTACAATTTTACGTTTGTGTACTGCCTGCAAATACCTGTCTCCATCTTGATGCTCTATCACCAGCAATTCAGTTTTAATATCTCCAACCTGATCTTTACCAACTAATTGAATTCCCTCTGTTGCACGCGGACTACCAATGCGGATTAAGTGATTATTATAGCCAACAGTAAAACCGATAGAATCAATATGTGCATAAACGGCTGTGCGTGGTTTTCCAAATACCAATACAATGGCATCTTGAAATCCATCACCTGAATAAATTTTTGGTTTTACTTTCCATGTTTTTTGTTCTTGCTTGATGTAATTAAGCAAAAAATCAGTCATAGCAGATTCATCACCGCTGGTAGCTCTGATAGCACAAAGTTTTTTTAATAAATCCATGATGTATTGTTTTTAATCTGATCCGGTTATTGTGAATGTGATTGATGGCAAAGATTGAATATCTTTTTCAAATAATTCTGCATGTTGCACGGGACAAGCTATATCAATGATTGCACCTGTATCTGTGAAATTTTGTCTTACAATTTTTGTGTTTCTTTTTTGAATGATGTGCATGATTTCACCGGTTTGAGCGAACTGAAAATTTACAGAATAATATGTACAGATTTCAAGGGTTTGTATTTCTGATTTTTCAAGTGCA
This genomic stretch from Crocinitomicaceae bacterium harbors:
- a CDS encoding M20/M25/M40 family metallo-hydrolase, which codes for MDLLKKLCAIRATSGDESAMTDFLLNYIKQEQKTWKVKPKIYSGDGFQDAIVLVFGKPRTAVYAHIDSIGFTVGYNNHLIRIGSPRATEGIQLVGKDQVGDIKTELLVIEHQDGDRYLQAVHKRKIVRGTNLTFKPNFRETKNFIQSPYLDNRLGVWIALQLARTLKNGAIVFSTYEEHHGGSANYLARFLYEKYKAKQALICDITWVTEGVSHGKGVAISMRDHGIPRRSYVNRIIDVAKKSRISFQIEVESAGGSDGTILQASEMPIDWCFIGAPENNVHSPDERVHKNDIASMLALYELLMDKL
- a CDS encoding YdeI/OmpD-associated family protein, which encodes MSMIHQSEKWAEELEILYSIIRSTDLVETTKWGGPCFTIHGKNVLGVGGFKSYLGIWFYQGVFLKDAKKVLVNAGEGKTKALRQWRFNSKAEIDQKLVKAYILEAIENAKAGKELKPEKKSTGIIPDELANALKKNKKLNAAFETLTPFKQREYINYISEAKQEKTRQTRAEKSIILIGQGKGLNDKYR